A region of Vigna radiata var. radiata cultivar VC1973A chromosome 6, Vradiata_ver6, whole genome shotgun sequence DNA encodes the following proteins:
- the LOC106763476 gene encoding uncharacterized protein LOC106763476 yields MEIFKKLEINIPFSEALQQMPSYAKFLKELLSKKRKYIEEETIEVQGNCNVIIEKLIPPKLKDLGSFTIPYTIGNIYVGKALIDLGASINLMPLSMFKEIEGLELKPTRMTLQLADRSLKYRNG; encoded by the coding sequence atggagatcttcaagaaactGGAGATCAACATACCCTTCTCAGAGGCCTTGCAGCAAATGCCTTCGTATGCAAAATTTCTGAAGGAACTCCTCTCTAAGAAAAGGAAGTACATTGAagaggaaacaattgaggtaCAGGGAAACTGCAACGTCATAATAGAAAAGCTAATACCTCCCAAATTGAAAGATCTAGGAAGTTTCACCATTCCCTACACTATAGGGAATATCTATGTTGGGAAGGCACTAATTGATTTAGGGGCCAGTATCAATCTCATGCCACTCTCCATGTTTAAAGAAATTGAAGGTTTGGAACTTAAGCCCACTCGGATGACTCTCCAGCTAGCAGATAGATCTCTAAAATATCGTAATGGGTAG